The genomic region GGATCGCCTGTGCGGCGCGCAGCATGCTCGCACCGAGATCGCCGTCGCCGGCGGCCGCATCGAGGTCCGTCAGCGTCTGCTCATGATCGATCAGCGTCTGCGCGACCGCATGCAGTGCCGGTTGCAGGCGCGCCGCCCACGCGCGGCCGGTCGCATCGAGCGGCGGCAGCGGCGCTTCTTGCGCAGCGGCCTCGGCCACGCGGATCTGCGTATTCACCGCGCCGCCGCCCGGCCATGCGCGCGCCTGCGTCGGCGCGTCGAGCAGCACCGCGCGTTCGTCGTTCAGCCGCAGCACGGAAATCGAGCAGCCGGGCATGTTCAATGCCGACAGGAACGTGCCGGCCCACGCGCGTGAGACGACGATGCCGCGCCGCGTCAGGTTGTCGTGCGCGGCGCGCAGCACGATGGCGAGTTCCATGTCCGGCGTCGCGCCGAGGCCGTTGACGAACAGCGCGACGCGTTCGCCGCGGTCGAGCACGAGATCGGCGACGATGCTCGACAGCAGCGTGTCGGCCAGCGCATCGGCCGGCAGCGGCGCGCGGCGTTCGACGCCTTTCTCGCCGTGGATGCCGAGGCCGAGTTCGATCTCGTGATCGCCAAGGCTGAAGCCCGACTTGTCGGCGCCGGGGATCGTGCAGCCGTCGAGCGCGACGCCCATCGTGCCCAACTCGGCCGCCGCGTCGCGCGCGATGGCCGCGACGCGTGCGAGCGGCAGCCCGCGCGCGGCAGCCGCGCCGGCGAGCTTGTGGATCAGCACGGTGCCGGCGATCCCGCGCCGCTGGCCGCGCTCGACGCGGCCGCGCAGCGAGACGTCGTCGGCGACGATCACCGTCTCGACCGGAATGCCTTCCGCGCGCGCCAGCTCGGCGGCGAGCCCGAAATTGAGCCGGTCGCCCGTGTAGTTCTTCACGATCAGCAGTGCGCCGTTCGGGCCCGCGCTGGCACGGATCGCGGCGAGCACCGCGTCGGTGGACGGCGACGTGAACACTTCGCCGCAGACGGCCGCGCTCAGCATCCCTTCGCCGACATAACCGCCGTGCGCGGGCTCGTGGCCGCTGCCGCCGCCGGAGAGGACGGCGACGGGGCGCTGCGCCGGCTCGGGCAGCGGCTGGCGGACGAGCACGTGCTCGTCGCCGAGGATCGCGACATGCGGCGACTGCCGCGCGATGCCTTCCAGCATTTCTCGGACGACATCGGACGGGCGGTTGACAAGCTTTTTCATGGCGACGGGTTCCGGACGGGTGAACGAGGCACGGCCGGGCCCGCACGGGCGCCGGACGGCCTTTCGTGTTGCGGAGGATCGTGCGTGCGCCCTGTCGCCGGGCCCGGGCGGTCATGCAACGGACGACCGGATGCGGGAGGGGAACGAGGCGCGCGCCTCGCGCCACGATACATCAGGTTCGAACCTTGCCGCACGGATCGCGGCGCGAAACGCGCCGGAGCGGGGCGGCGGCGTGCTCCCATGCGCGGCTACTTCATTGCCGCGATCTCCTTCGCGCGAATCAGCCTGGCGCGCAGCACGTTGCGGCTGATGCCGAGCAGCCGTGCGGCCTGGATCTGGTTGCGGTGGCTGAATTCGAACGCGACGCGCATCACGGTGTCCTCGATGCGCTCGAACAGGTTGCCGTGATCCTCGTCGAACAGCGCACGCAGCGCGCGTTCGAGTGCAGCCTGCGCGCCGGCTGCCGGGTCGGGTTCCTGCGCCGGTGCATGCACGGCGGCCGTCGCGTCGGGCGACGCGAGATGCAGGTCGGCCTCCTGCAGTGCGTCGTGGCGGCTCACGAGCAGCGCGTGATGGATCACGTTCTCGAGTTCGCGGATATTGCCAGGCCAGCCGTATGCCTGGAGCCGGCGCTCGGCGCGCGGGTCGATGCTGCGCGGCCCGTAGCCGAGGCGGCTCCGGTAGTCGTCGAAGAAGTGGCGCGCGAGCGGCAGAATGTCGCCGGGGCGCTCGCGCAACGTCGGCACCGCGAGCTGCACGACGTTGAGCCGATAGAACAGGTCGCCGCGAAACTGCCCGTGCGCGACGGCCTGCTGCAGATCGACGTTGGTCGCGGCAACCACGCGCACGTCGATCGGCACGCCCGTGCGCGAGCCGAGCCGCACGACCTCGCGCTCCTGCAGCACGCGCAGCAGCTTGACCTGCATCGACAGCGGCAGGTCGCCGATCTCGTCGAGAAACAGCGTGCCGCCGTTCGCGGCTTCGAACCAGCCGGGCTTCGCGCTGAACGCGCCCGTAAACGCGCCCTTCTCGTGGCCGAACAGTTCGCTCTCGACGAGCGTCTCGGAGAAGGCACCGCAGTTCACCGCGACGAACGGCCCGTTGCTGCGGCGACTGAGGCCGTGCACGTGCCGCGCGATCAGTTCCTTGCCGGTGCCGGTTTCGCCGACGATCAGCACGTTCGCGTCGCTCGGCGCGACCAGGCGAATCCGTTCGAGGAGCGCGACCGAGCGCGGATCGACGAACACCTGCGCGCGGGCGCGAATGGACGTCGCCAGCGCGGGCCGGTCGGGCAGCGTGAGGACGGGCGCGGCGTCGGGCCACGCATCGGAAGGGGAGCGGTTCACGAGTAGAAGCCCGGCGTCGGCCAGGTTCGCTTGAGCGCCCATTCGCCGATCTCGCGAATCTTGTACGCGAGCGGATCGTGGAGCGTATGGGTGCGCAGGTTGCGCCAGTGCCGGTCGAGCCGCAGCGCGCCATGCGTCGCGCGCGCGCCGGCGACGTCGAACATGCGCGTGCAGAGATCGAGCCCGGTGCGGGTGGCCGACACCTTTGCCGCGGCCGTGGCGAGCGCGACCTCGCCGCGCTCCGCATGCGTGAGCGCCTCATCGCGCGCCCACGCGGCGTCGAGGCGATCCGCCGCGCGGTCGGCGAGCACGCGCGCGGCTTCGAGCCCGACCCAGAATTCGCCGTACTGGCCGAGGATGTACGGATCGTCGCCGGTGCTCGCGACTTGCGCGCCGGGCCACGGCCGCGCTTCGTGCAGCGTGTAGTGCCGCGCGTCGCTGAACGCGGCTTCGGCGATGCCGAGATACACGTTCGTCAGCACGAGCTGCGCGACGAGCGGGCGCAGGCACGCGAACGGCGTCGACAGCGGGCCGGGGTCCGTCAGCAGTTCGTGTTCCTCGACGCGCACTTTCTCGAACGTGACCGTGCCGCTGTCGGTCTGGCGCTGGCCGATGTTGTTCCAGTCGTCGGCGATCGAGATGCCGCTGCGCTGCGTCGGCACGGCCGCGATCAGGAACGCGCGTGTCTGCGCGTCGTGCGCGGACGCGATCAGCATCTGCGAATCGAGTGCCCCCGAACAAAAGCTCTTCTGGCCGCTGAACTCGTGCCATGCGCCGCGCGAACGGCTGACCGTGCGTTCGTCGAGCGGATTCAGCGCATTGCCCCAGAACCACTGCTGGCGCGCGGTTCGCTCGAACCACGATTCCCACTGCGCGGGCGTGCCGAACAGCCGCACGGTCGCGAGCATCAGGTGATGGAAGCCGAACACGTGCGCGAGCGAACTGTCGGCGGCCGCGAGCACGCGAACCGCGTCGAACGTCGTGCGCCAGCTTGCGCCGAGGCCGCCGTAGGCGGCGGGGATGCTCAACGCGAGGAGGCCGCTGTCGCGCAACTGGTCGCGCTCGGCCTTCGGCGTGCCGCCCTGCTGGTCGCGTTCGGCCGCAGTTCGTGCAAAGCCGGCCGCCAGGCGTCCGGCGGTTTGCAGCGCGTCGGGAGGAGCCGGTTCGTCGCGGGACGGCGCGACGACGCGCAGGCTTTCCGCGCGGGGCGATACGGAAATGGATGTCATGGCGATGAATGCGTCGGGTCGCTGCACGAAAACGGCCAGGCTGCATCGGTCGTTGCCGACCGGGTGCTGCGTGATCAGCAGAGTGTTCAACGTTTTGCGCAACGCGGGAAACATCGATTTCTGATAACCAATGCCGGATTGCTGCGCTGGACGCCGCGCGCCTGCCGGAATCCGTGCGGAAGCGGAAAAATGCGTCCGCCGCGCACCGCGCTGCTGATTACGCAGCAGTGCATCAGCAGCGCTGTTTCCCCCAGTTCATCGTGCTGCGGAATATGGTTGTGATGCCGTGGCTGGCACGCTTATCAACGTGTGTCGATCGGCGGGCGCGCCACGACAGGCCGTCGATCGCGATGCATTTCGTCATGCAGACGATCGTTTTTCATCGCTGTCGTCGAAATGGCACGCTCCTTGCTGACCCATGACGTGGCGGGTGCATCGGCACCCGATTCGACAATGGGAATGCAACCGATGAGCAATGCAATCAACGTGGTCGCGATATCGGGCGGCCTGCAGCGGCCGTCGCGCACGCTGGCGCTGACCGACGCGATCGTCGCGGCACTCGGCGCCGCGCTGACGATCGACACGCGGCTGATCGAACTCGGCGAGATCGGCAGCCGGCTGGCCGGCGCGCTGACGCGCGCGCAGGTGCCGGCCGACCTCGACGCGCAGATCCGTGCGATCGAGACGGCCGATGCGCTCGTCGTCGCGAGCCCCGTGTATCGCGCGTCGTACACGGGCCTCTTCAAGCACCTGTTCGACCTTGTGCATCACGAGGCGCTGGTCGACGTACCCGTGCTGCTCGCCGCCACCGGCGGCAGCGAGCGTCATGCGCTCGTGATCGACCATCAGCTCCGGCCGCTGTTCAGCTTCTTCCAGGCACGCACGCTGCCGATCGGCGTGTATGCGTCCGAAAGCGATTTCGACCAGTACCAGATCGCGAGCCCGGCGCTGCGTGCGCGCATCGCGCTCGCCGTCGATCGCGCGGTGCCGCAGCTGCGCCCGCATGCGCTTTCCGTCGCGGCCGCCTAGGCCGCCAGCGTTTTCCCTTCCGACCAGGACACACTCATGAGCCATTCCGACTCTTCCGCCGACGGCGTCAAGTTCGCCTACTGGGTGCCGAACGTCAGCGGCGGCCTCGTCGTCAGCACGATCGAGCAACGCACCGACTGGAGCCTCGAATACAACCAGCAGCTCGCACGCACGGCCGAGGCGGCCGGCTTCGAGTACGCGCTGAGCCAGATCCGCTTCACGGCCGGCTACGGCGCCGAATACCAGCACGAGTCGGTGTCGTTCAGCCAGGCGCTGCTGCACGCGACGACGAAGCTCAAGGTGCTCGCCGCGATCCTGCCGGGGCCGTGGCACCCGGCCGTGGTCGCGAAGCAGCTCGCGACGATCGATCACATCTCGAACGGACGCATCGCGATCAACGTCGTGAGCGGCTGGTTCAAGGGCGAATTCACCGCGATCGGCGAGCCGTGGCTCGAGCACGACGAACGCTATCGGCGCTCGAAGGAATTCATCCAGGCGCTGAAAGGCATCTGGACGCAGGACAACTTCACGTTCAAGGGTGATTTCTACCGCTTCAACGACTACACGCTGAGCCCGAAGCCGGTGCAGAAGCCGCATCCGGAGATCTTCCAGGGCGGCAGCTCGCGCGCGGCGCGCGACAACGCGGCGAGCGTGTCGGACTGGTATTTCACGAACGGCAATACGCCGGAGAACCTGAAGGCGCAGATCGACGACATCCGTGCGAAGGCGGCGGCGAACAACCATCGCGTGCGCATCGGCGTCAACGCGTTCGTGATCGCGCGCGATACGGAGGAAGAGGCGCAGGCGGTGCTCGACGACATCATCCGGCACGCGCACGTCGAGGCCGTGCACGCGTTCGGCGATGCGGTGAAGCAGGCCGGCAAGGCTTCGCCGGAGGGGGAGGGCAACTGGGCGAAATCGACGTTCGAGGATCTCGTGCAGTACAACGACGGCTTCCGCACGAACCTGATCGGTACGCCGCAGCAGATCGCCGAACGGATCGTCGCGCTGAAGGCGATCGGCGTCGATCTCGTGCTCGCGGGGTTCCTGCATTTCATCGAGGAGGTCGAGTACTTCGGCCAGCGCGTGCTGCCGCTCGTGCGCGAACTCGAGGCTCAACGGCAGGCGGTTGCCGCGTGACGCGGGGGCCGGTGCGCGGCGGGCACGTACACCTGCCGCGCACCGGCCGATCGAAGGGGCGACACCGGCGGTTCTCGCGGGTCGACCCGGTTTGACGTTTCGGATATCGAAACAGGAGGTCGGCGGATGCTTCCCGGCGCCGCCGGCCGGTTCATGAGCTTTGCCGGAATCGACATGTCTACGGAAATCATCGAAGAAAACGTGCAACCGCAAGCGGGCGTCACGCCCGTTCCCGTCATCGGCTCGGATGCCGAGGCACTCGACGTCGCGCGTCAGGTCGCGGCACGGCTGGCCGAGCACGCCGCGCTGCGCGACCGCGACCGGAAGCTGCCGTTCGACGAGATCGAACTGTTCTCGTCGAGCGGGCTGTGGGGCATCACCGTGCCGCGCGAATACGGCGGCGCGGAGGTGTCGAACGTGACGCTCGCGGAAGTGATCGCGATCGTTTCCGAGGCGGACCCGTCGCTCGGCCAGATCCCGCAGAACCACTATTGCCTGATCGAGGATATCCGCCTCGAGGGCAGCGATGCGCAGAAGCGCTTCTTCTTCGATCTCGTCCTGAAGGGTACACGCTACGGGAACGCGTTTTCCGAAGCCGGCGGCAAGAACGTGCTCGATATCCGGACGCGCGTGCATCGCGATGGCGACGCGTTCGTGCTGAATGGCCGCAAGTTCTATTCGACCGGCACGCTGTTCGCGCACTGGATTCCGGTACTCGCGCTCGACGAGTCGGACCAGGCCGTGCTCGCCTTCGTGCGGCAGGGTGCGCCGGGGCTGACCGTCGTGGATGACTGGAGCGGCTTCGGGCAGCGCACGACCGCGAGCGGCACGGTGATCGTCGAGAACGTGCGCGTGAGCCCGTTCGAAATCTTCCACACGCAGCGTTCGTACGATCGCCCGACCTTCGCGGGACCGTTCGCGCAGATCACGACCGCGGCGATCGACCTCGGGATCGCGCGCGCCGCGCTGCAGGACACGATCGCGTTCGTGCAGCAGCATGCGCGCCCGTGGATCGACAGCGGCGTCGAGCGCGCGAGCGAGGACCCGCTGACGGTCGCGCAGATCGGCGACATCGCGTACCGCGTGCACGCGGCCGAAGCGCTGCTCGCGCGCTCGGGCCGCTTCGTCGACGCGGCGAAGCGCGAGCCGGGCGAGGAAACGGTTGCGCAGGCCGCGATCGCGGTGGGCGAGGCGAAGATCGCGACGACCGAGGTGGCGCTGCTTGCCGCGAGCAAGCTGTTCGAGCTCGGCGGCAGCAAGTCGACGCTGGCGAAATACAACTTTGACCGCCACTGGCGCAACGCGCGCGTGCATACGCTGCACGACCCGGTGCGCTGGAAGTATCACGCGATCGGCAACTACTACCTCAACGGCGTGAAGCCCGCGCGCCACTCCTGGAACTGACCGGCTCGCGTCGGCCGCCGTCACCACCCTCACCCTCACCACTACCGCCGCGGACGGCACGTACGCGGCGCCGCTTCATTCCTGACGAGGTCAATCGATGAGTCATCCAGCAAGCCCCGCGCAGGCACTGCCCGCGCAGCATGCCGCACCGCCGGCGGGCGGCCTGCGGCGCAACTACCTGAGCCTGCCCGAACTGATTGCGCAGTCGATCGGCCTCGTCGGCGTGTCCGGCGGGATCGGCGTACTGATCCCCGCCGTGTTCGCGACGGCCGGCAACGGCACGTGGCTCGCGTACCTGTTCGCGATCGTCGCGCTGCTGTTTGCGTCGTGGAGCATCTCGGTGTTCGCGCGCGATTCGGCGTCGCCGGGGGCGCTGTATGCATACGTGTCGGCCGGCATCGGGCCGGTCTGGGGCGCGATCTGCGGCTGGTCGCTGCTGATTGCCTATGCGGTGGCCGCCGCGGGCATCCTGCAGGGGACGATCAACACGTTTCTCGTGCTTGGCCGCGAGACCGGGCTGCTCGGCGGCGCGACGCCGCTCGGCGCGGTGCTCGGGCTCACGGTCGTCACCGCGTTCGCCGCGTGGTACATCGCGTTTCGCGACATCCGGCTGTCCACGCGTTTCACGCTGTTCGTCGAACTCGCCACGCTGCTGCTGATCGCCGTCGTCGTGATCGGGACGATCGCGTTCGGCGGGCATCCGGTCGATCGCGCGCAACTGACGCTCGAAGGCGTGAAGCCGACCCAGCTGCAGCTCGGGATGGTGCTCGCGTTCTTCAGCTTCACGGGGTTCGAGAGTGCGACCGTGCTCGGTGCGGAAGCGCGCGACCCGTTCCGCGCGATTCCGCGCGCGGTGCTGATCAGCGTCGTCGGGCCGGCGATCCTGTTCGTGATCGGCGCGTACGGGATGGTGAGCGCGTTCCACGGGCAGACGCCGCCGCTCGACCGGGTCGACGGCCCGCTCGCGGTGCTCGCGCATCGGCTCGGCGCCGGCTGGGTCGGCGTGCTGATCGACGCAGGCGTGGCGTTGAGCTTCTTCGCGGCGTTCTTTTCGTCGATCAATGCGGCGGCGCGGATCGTCTATACGTTCGGGCGGCAGGGCGTGCTGCATGCGTCGACGGGCCACGCACACGAGCGCAATGCGACGCCGCACGTCGCGGTGGCGCTGATCGCGGTGCTGGCGCTGGTCACCGCGCTGGTATTCACCGCGCGCGGCACCGCGCTACTCGATTCGTATGGCTATCTCAGCTCGATTGCCACGTATGGCTGGCTGCTTGCATACGTGCTGGTGGCGATCGGCGCGCCGCTCTATCTGCGCCGCCAGCGCCGGCTTCGCGCGCGGCATGTGGCGATCAGCGTCATTGCGGTCGTGCTGCTCGCGATTCCGCTGGCCGGCAGCGTGTATCCGGTGCCGGAGGGCGTGTATGCGTGGCTGCCTTATGTGTTCGTCGCGCTGCTGGCGATCGGGCTCGGGTGGTTCCTGGTGCTGCGCGTCCGGTTTCCGGAGCGGTTGCGCGAGCTGGAGGCCGAGTTGCTGACGAAGTGACGGGGCGCGCCGTCGGACTTCGGCGCGCCGGTCGGCTGGACGGTGCTTATTCGGTCAAGTCGAAATCTTCTTCGCGGCCGTTCAGTATCGCGGTCAGTGTCCGCAGCCCGGCATCGAGCTGGTCCATGGTCGGCGCGGCCAGTGCGAGCCTTACCGCGTTCGGTGCATGGCCGGACGAGACGGCAAACGTGGTCGACGGCGTCAGCCCGATGTCGCGCCTGGCCGCGGCCGCGACCAACGTCTGTGAGCGCCAGTGCGCCGGCAAGGTCAGCCACAGGTGGTAGCACTTGCCGTTGGTCCGGATATCGAAACCCGCGAGACGATCGATTGCCAGCGCCTGGCGCTCGCTCGCATCGATGCGCTTGAGTTGCGCGAGCTCGGCCACGGTGCCGTCGCGCATCAACCGCTGCGCGGCCGCGAACGCGAATCCCGAGGCGGTCCACCCGCCCGAGCGTACCGATGCCATGACGCTTTCGCGTAGCCGCGGCGGCGGCACGATGAATCCCAGGGTCATGCCGGGCGTGACCTTCTTGGACAGGCTGTCAATCACGATGCAGGCGTCCGGAGCGAGCGCGGCCAGTGGCGGTTCGTCGCCGAGGAAGCCGTACACGTTGTCCTCGATGACGGGAATGTCGAGCTTTTCGACCACGCGTAACAGTTCGGCGCGACGCGCGGTGCTCATCGTCATGCCCAGCGGGTTCTGGATGGCCGGCTGGATATAGATTGCCGACAGCCTGGCTTCACGGTGCGCCTTTTGCACTGCGTCGGGACGCACGCCGTCGTCGTCCATCGCCAGCGGTACCAGCGAGATGCCGAGTTTGGCGGCGATGCCCTTGATGAACGGGTAGGTCAGCGCTTCCACGCCGCAGCGTCCGCCTGTCGGAACGACCGCGGCCACGGCTGCGGCAATGCTTTGCCGCCCGTTGCCGGTAAACACGAGCTGGTCCGGCGACGGCGACCATGCCGGTTGCGACAGATAGGCGGCGGCTACGCTTCTGATGGCCGCGGTGCCGATACTGGTGGCCTCGCGCAGCGCGGCATCGAGTTCCGCCGGTCGGTGCAATCCGCTCAGGCTTCGTGCAATCAACGCCGTTTGATCGGGGACGCTCGGATAGTTGAACTCGAGATCGATCCGTACGCCACGCGGCTCCCCGGGCGCCGCCGCCCCGCGCCGCGTCTCGCCCGACACGAAGGTGCCGCGGCCGACTTCACCTACCACCAGCCCGCGTCGCAAGAGCTCCGTGTAGACCCGGCCCGCCGTCGATGCGGCGATTGCATGCTGGTCGGCGAAAAGACGCTGGGGAGGCAGGCGATCGCCGGGCGCCAGTGTGCCGTCGGCGATTTGCGCGGCAATCGCGTCGGCCAGTTGCAGATACTCGGATTTGGACATGGATTGCACCGATAACAATGATTATTGCACCGAGGTCAATGTTTTCATTGCACTGAAATATGAGGCGGTGCATTCTGATTTCGTCGAGTCGATTGTACCGGGGCTGCAACGCTTGTACGACTCGGGCTGCAGGCAGTGCACCTGACCGGCGCACTGCATCGCCCCGGCATACCCATTGGAGAGGCAGTATGCATGGAGCACGTTCAACCCTGATCGCTCGCATGGCGGCGACGCAGCTACGGGCCGGCTCGCGGCAGCCTGCCGTGTGGCGTTCCGTGTCGGTGAGTCGGTCATGACGGCCGCACTGGTCGCGGTGGGGCTGCAACTGACGCTGACCACCATCCTGATCGCGTTCGCGGGCGTGTTCGTGATCGCGTTCATGCGCGGCGCGTTCGGCGGTGGATTCGCGATCATCGGCATACCGCTGCTGTCGCTCGTGATGGACCCGGTGACCGCCGGCGGTCTGCTTGCTCCGCTGTTCATCGCGATGGATCTGTTCGCGCTGCGGTACTGGAAGCCTTCGACATGGTCGAAGCCGGATCTCGTTCTGCTGCTGCCCGGGCTGGTGATGGGTATCGGATGCGGCTATCTGGCATTTCGGTTTCTCGACCATCGGGCCATCGAACTCCTGATGGCGGCGGTCACGCTGATATTCGTCGGCCTGTGGGTGGCCGGCGGCGCGCAGCTGACGGTCCGTCCGCGTTCGCGACCGAAGGCCGTG from Burkholderia cepacia ATCC 25416 harbors:
- a CDS encoding dihydroxyacetone kinase family protein; its protein translation is MKKLVNRPSDVVREMLEGIARQSPHVAILGDEHVLVRQPLPEPAQRPVAVLSGGGSGHEPAHGGYVGEGMLSAAVCGEVFTSPSTDAVLAAIRASAGPNGALLIVKNYTGDRLNFGLAAELARAEGIPVETVIVADDVSLRGRVERGQRRGIAGTVLIHKLAGAAAARGLPLARVAAIARDAAAELGTMGVALDGCTIPGADKSGFSLGDHEIELGLGIHGEKGVERRAPLPADALADTLLSSIVADLVLDRGERVALFVNGLGATPDMELAIVLRAAHDNLTRRGIVVSRAWAGTFLSALNMPGCSISVLRLNDERAVLLDAPTQARAWPGGGAVNTQIRVAEAAAQEAPLPPLDATGRAWAARLQPALHAVAQTLIDHEQTLTDLDAAAGDGDLGASMLRAAQAILALPETAYGSPAGVLAALGAALRRAIAGSSGPFYATALLRASRRLADVAEPSARDWAAAFHGAVDSISELGGAHAGDRTMLDALVPAVAAFERALDNDRDHAGAWAAAIEAAEQGAQETAQMTPRAGRASYLGERAIGTPDGGAAAVSYWLRALQPHVR
- a CDS encoding sigma-54 interaction domain-containing protein, producing MGAQANLADAGLLLVNRSPSDAWPDAAPVLTLPDRPALATSIRARAQVFVDPRSVALLERIRLVAPSDANVLIVGETGTGKELIARHVHGLSRRSNGPFVAVNCGAFSETLVESELFGHEKGAFTGAFSAKPGWFEAANGGTLFLDEIGDLPLSMQVKLLRVLQEREVVRLGSRTGVPIDVRVVAATNVDLQQAVAHGQFRGDLFYRLNVVQLAVPTLRERPGDILPLARHFFDDYRSRLGYGPRSIDPRAERRLQAYGWPGNIRELENVIHHALLVSRHDALQEADLHLASPDATAAVHAPAQEPDPAAGAQAALERALRALFDEDHGNLFERIEDTVMRVAFEFSHRNQIQAARLLGISRNVLRARLIRAKEIAAMK
- a CDS encoding acyl-CoA dehydrogenase family protein, coding for MTSISVSPRAESLRVVAPSRDEPAPPDALQTAGRLAAGFARTAAERDQQGGTPKAERDQLRDSGLLALSIPAAYGGLGASWRTTFDAVRVLAAADSSLAHVFGFHHLMLATVRLFGTPAQWESWFERTARQQWFWGNALNPLDERTVSRSRGAWHEFSGQKSFCSGALDSQMLIASAHDAQTRAFLIAAVPTQRSGISIADDWNNIGQRQTDSGTVTFEKVRVEEHELLTDPGPLSTPFACLRPLVAQLVLTNVYLGIAEAAFSDARHYTLHEARPWPGAQVASTGDDPYILGQYGEFWVGLEAARVLADRAADRLDAAWARDEALTHAERGEVALATAAAKVSATRTGLDLCTRMFDVAGARATHGALRLDRHWRNLRTHTLHDPLAYKIREIGEWALKRTWPTPGFYS
- the msuE gene encoding FMN reductase codes for the protein MSNAINVVAISGGLQRPSRTLALTDAIVAALGAALTIDTRLIELGEIGSRLAGALTRAQVPADLDAQIRAIETADALVVASPVYRASYTGLFKHLFDLVHHEALVDVPVLLAATGGSERHALVIDHQLRPLFSFFQARTLPIGVYASESDFDQYQIASPALRARIALAVDRAVPQLRPHALSVAAA
- the sfnG gene encoding dimethylsulfone monooxygenase SfnG; the encoded protein is MSHSDSSADGVKFAYWVPNVSGGLVVSTIEQRTDWSLEYNQQLARTAEAAGFEYALSQIRFTAGYGAEYQHESVSFSQALLHATTKLKVLAAILPGPWHPAVVAKQLATIDHISNGRIAINVVSGWFKGEFTAIGEPWLEHDERYRRSKEFIQALKGIWTQDNFTFKGDFYRFNDYTLSPKPVQKPHPEIFQGGSSRAARDNAASVSDWYFTNGNTPENLKAQIDDIRAKAAANNHRVRIGVNAFVIARDTEEEAQAVLDDIIRHAHVEAVHAFGDAVKQAGKASPEGEGNWAKSTFEDLVQYNDGFRTNLIGTPQQIAERIVALKAIGVDLVLAGFLHFIEEVEYFGQRVLPLVRELEAQRQAVAA
- a CDS encoding SfnB family sulfur acquisition oxidoreductase, which produces MSTEIIEENVQPQAGVTPVPVIGSDAEALDVARQVAARLAEHAALRDRDRKLPFDEIELFSSSGLWGITVPREYGGAEVSNVTLAEVIAIVSEADPSLGQIPQNHYCLIEDIRLEGSDAQKRFFFDLVLKGTRYGNAFSEAGGKNVLDIRTRVHRDGDAFVLNGRKFYSTGTLFAHWIPVLALDESDQAVLAFVRQGAPGLTVVDDWSGFGQRTTASGTVIVENVRVSPFEIFHTQRSYDRPTFAGPFAQITTAAIDLGIARAALQDTIAFVQQHARPWIDSGVERASEDPLTVAQIGDIAYRVHAAEALLARSGRFVDAAKREPGEETVAQAAIAVGEAKIATTEVALLAASKLFELGGSKSTLAKYNFDRHWRNARVHTLHDPVRWKYHAIGNYYLNGVKPARHSWN
- a CDS encoding APC family permease yields the protein MSHPASPAQALPAQHAAPPAGGLRRNYLSLPELIAQSIGLVGVSGGIGVLIPAVFATAGNGTWLAYLFAIVALLFASWSISVFARDSASPGALYAYVSAGIGPVWGAICGWSLLIAYAVAAAGILQGTINTFLVLGRETGLLGGATPLGAVLGLTVVTAFAAWYIAFRDIRLSTRFTLFVELATLLLIAVVVIGTIAFGGHPVDRAQLTLEGVKPTQLQLGMVLAFFSFTGFESATVLGAEARDPFRAIPRAVLISVVGPAILFVIGAYGMVSAFHGQTPPLDRVDGPLAVLAHRLGAGWVGVLIDAGVALSFFAAFFSSINAAARIVYTFGRQGVLHASTGHAHERNATPHVAVALIAVLALVTALVFTARGTALLDSYGYLSSIATYGWLLAYVLVAIGAPLYLRRQRRLRARHVAISVIAVVLLAIPLAGSVYPVPEGVYAWLPYVFVALLAIGLGWFLVLRVRFPERLRELEAELLTK
- a CDS encoding PLP-dependent aminotransferase family protein, coding for MSKSEYLQLADAIAAQIADGTLAPGDRLPPQRLFADQHAIAASTAGRVYTELLRRGLVVGEVGRGTFVSGETRRGAAAPGEPRGVRIDLEFNYPSVPDQTALIARSLSGLHRPAELDAALREATSIGTAAIRSVAAAYLSQPAWSPSPDQLVFTGNGRQSIAAAVAAVVPTGGRCGVEALTYPFIKGIAAKLGISLVPLAMDDDGVRPDAVQKAHREARLSAIYIQPAIQNPLGMTMSTARRAELLRVVEKLDIPVIEDNVYGFLGDEPPLAALAPDACIVIDSLSKKVTPGMTLGFIVPPPRLRESVMASVRSGGWTASGFAFAAAQRLMRDGTVAELAQLKRIDASERQALAIDRLAGFDIRTNGKCYHLWLTLPAHWRSQTLVAAAARRDIGLTPSTTFAVSSGHAPNAVRLALAAPTMDQLDAGLRTLTAILNGREEDFDLTE
- a CDS encoding sulfite exporter TauE/SafE family protein codes for the protein MTAALVAVGLQLTLTTILIAFAGVFVIAFMRGAFGGGFAIIGIPLLSLVMDPVTAGGLLAPLFIAMDLFALRYWKPSTWSKPDLVLLLPGLVMGIGCGYLAFRFLDHRAIELLMAAVTLIFVGLWVAGGAQLTVRPRSRPKAVTAGLASGVTTMVAHSGGPPLAMYLLPLGLGKEMYAGTTSLFFTVGNALKAVPWMLIVRPTMNVWALMAVCLLAVPAGVVLGWRLHGRLDQRLIYRICYGLLAVTALKLFWDGVSGYLA